A segment of the Lusitaniella coriacea LEGE 07157 genome:
CGGCATACGAACCTACCTTTGAAAAAGCCTACGGCGATGCCAACATCGAAAAAGCCCAGGAACTCCTTGAAAAAGCAGGCTACTCCGCAGAAAACCCCGCAAAAATTGAGGTTTGGTATCCATCGGGTTCAACTTCGCGCAGTCTCGTTGCCTCTACGCTCAAAGCTTATGCCGCAAAAGAATTAGACGGCGCAATTCAGCTCGAACCCAAAGCTGTTGACGGGGCAACCTTTTTCAAAAATATTGCCGATGGCACCTATCCGGCAGCGCTCTCAAATTGGTATCCCGATTTCCTCGATGCAGATAACTACCTGCAACCTTTACTCGCCTGTGCTAAAGGCTCGGAGGAAGAAGGATGCAGCGAGGGGGGACCTCAAAGTCAAGGCTCATTTTATTGGAGCGATCGCGTCAACCAACTGATCGAACAACAGCGTCAAGAACAAGATCCCGAAAAACGCAAAGCAATCTTAGTGGAAATTCAAGAGCAACTCGCTCAAGCTGTCCCCTACGTTCCCCTATGGCAAAACAAAGAATACATTTTTGCCCAAAGTGGCATTCAGGGGGTTCAACTCAACCCTTCTGGTAGTATTCCCTTCTGGAAGATCGAAAAGTAAATCAAGAAACGCGCGATCGCGAATTGGGTTCTAGAGAATGTCAACCTTTCCCACTGCGACCCGTACGCGATACCATTCTACTTGACTGAATTTTCTAAACACAGCTCTAAAAACAGGCGAATTCTAACAACCATGCTCAAAAAAATAGCATTTCAATTCAAACAGTGGTTTCCTGCAACAGAAGAAGTAAGCGCTCACTGCGATGGTCCTTGCGGCGTTTACGATCCTTCTGCGGCTCGCATCACGGCTGAAGCCGTTCTCTCCATGACCAAAAAGTTGGTAGATTTGGAGACTCCTTCGGCAAGTGACAAAGCAGCATCAATTGCATATCACAACACTTTTGCGCGATACGTTGCCATTAAGGAAGAGCAAGCGCAAAAAACCAAAGAAGATTTGTTGATTCTCTGGACGGATTATTTCAAACCCGTTCATCTCGAAAAATACCCCGATTTACACGATACTTTCTTGAAAGCAGCCAAGCTTTGCTCTTCTTGTAAAGTTGAGGTAAGCGTCCAACACGCAACCGAACTGCTCGAAGCCGTCCATAAAATTCACCAGATGTTCTGGGAAACTAAGAATCGCGATATTACTTGGTACAAGGCTAATCCGTAGAAATAGTAAGAAATTGCTGGGGTATAGATATTTGTAGTTGCAATCTCCCTCTTTTTGAAGGAAGGGAAAGAGCAAAAAGTTTATTCCTGGCAGGTTGAGTTAATCGTAGTGGCGTTAGTTTTAGCGTCACTTTTTTTGTATAAAAGCAAAGTCCCAGCCGTAAGCTGGGACGCAGGTTTTTAGGAGAAAATCCGATGAGATTGACGCTGGTTTTGGGAGATATAGTAAAAGGCAGATGGCAGAGGGCAGAAGGGAAAGGCTTGAAGGGTCAAGGTTTGAGCCTTGGCTGTTGTCCTAACTGTTCTGGCGACTGCTATAAAAACTAATATTTAGAATTTAAGCGAGTAAACCGAGGCTCTTGCCATTGTCGCGGGCAATGCGAATCAGTTTTTGGCGTTCTGGAGGTGTAACACCAATGCGGTTGCAGAAATTTGTAATCGTTTTGCAGTGTAGGGCAATTACTTTACCGCGCAACTGATTGAATTGTGCTTTTCCGATTTGGTTGCGAAGTCCGATAACAATAGGTGCAAACATTAGGTTATTCCTCCAGAGCGTTACAAAGGTTGTTGTTGGTGGGTTGTTTTGTTTCTTATGTAAACTAATGTAACAATTTTGTTACGAAGTGTAAAGGGAGGTTGACAATAAAATACTTATGAGATTCAGAAGAAAAACTTATCATATCAAATCTTTCAAATTGCACATCGTAAAAATTCTCCGTGTCTCCCCTAGGTCGGCTTGCGTCCTCAGAGGCGTTCCGACCTCTCTCCGCGTCTCCGTGTCAGCCCTTACCGAGGGCATTCAACCGGATTTTATATCCGGGTACGATTACCGTAGGGATCGCCGCATCAGTCCGCTTGTTAAATCCACGGCGAAGGTAAGAGCGATTAAACAACTGAGGGTGATGAGAATACCCTGTGCGTCTAAGCTGCTGCGTTGTTCGAGGAGCAAACGTCCCAATCCTCCCGCGCCGACGTAGCCGACAATAATGGTTTCTCGCAGACAGACTTCCCAGCGATAGAGGATATAAGCGAGGAATCGGGAGAAGGTGAGGGGGAGAATTCCGTAGAGGAAAACGAGGCTTGCGGGAGTTCCTTGGGCTTTGAGAGCTTTGAGGGGCGATTGCGGCAGGTTTTCATTGACCTCTGCCATAAGTCGCCCTAGAATGCCGAGATTGTGTATGCCTAGCGCGATCGCGCCCGGAAGAATTCCGGGAAAACAGACGAACAGGACGACAATTGCCCAAATGGGTGCGGGAATGGCGCGAAACAGGAGTAAAAGCAGGCGCGTGAGGGTAAAGGCAAGATAGGCAATGGGGGAGTTTTGGCGATGGGGTGCGAACAAACCGCTAGGGAGAAAGAGGTTGCGCGTTGCGGGAAAGGAGAGAAGAATTCCCCCCAATCCGGCGAGCGCGATCGCGATAATGGACATGGAGAGGGTTTGTCCGCAGAGGTGCAGTAGGGTTGTGGGGTTTATGTCTTCCCATCTAAAGGGAAATAGGGCGGTGCTTGCGGTTTGGAAGAATAATCCAATTTCGCGCGATCGTAGTTTGTTCCA
Coding sequences within it:
- the sodN gene encoding superoxide dismutase, Ni → MLKKIAFQFKQWFPATEEVSAHCDGPCGVYDPSAARITAEAVLSMTKKLVDLETPSASDKAASIAYHNTFARYVAIKEEQAQKTKEDLLILWTDYFKPVHLEKYPDLHDTFLKAAKLCSSCKVEVSVQHATELLEAVHKIHQMFWETKNRDITWYKANP
- the pgr5 gene encoding cyclic electron transport protein PGR5; translation: MFAPIVIGLRNQIGKAQFNQLRGKVIALHCKTITNFCNRIGVTPPERQKLIRIARDNGKSLGLLA
- a CDS encoding PhnE/PtxC family ABC transporter permease produces the protein CPRIIQSFSPRSPRLPVPPSPPLFLLSCSAVFLLLTLFCFWYINPNWNKLRSREIGLFFQTASTALFPFRWEDINPTTLLHLCGQTLSMSIIAIALAGLGGILLSFPATRNLFLPSGLFAPHRQNSPIAYLAFTLTRLLLLLFRAIPAPIWAIVVLFVCFPGILPGAIALGIHNLGILGRLMAEVNENLPQSPLKALKAQGTPASLVFLYGILPLTFSRFLAYILYRWEVCLRETIIVGYVGAGGLGRLLLEQRSSLDAQGILITLSCLIALTFAVDLTSGLMRRSLR